CCTAATTTGTTCTTAGGTAGCATTCCTTTTACTGCATTCTCGACAAGACGCGTTGGGTCTTTTTCGAATAATTGCGTAGCCGTAAGACTGCGTTGTCCTCCTGGATAACCGGTGTAACGTTGGTATTCTTTGCTAGTCCACTTTTTACCTGTAAGGTTGATTTTTTCTGCATTAATAACAATTACGTTATCTCCACAGTCAACGTGAGGTGTAAAGTCTACTTTGTGTTTACCACGTAACATTCTGGCAACAACAGAAGACAGCCGTCCAAGGCTCTGTCCCTCAGCATCCACAAGCACCCAGTTTTTTGTAACTGTTGCTTTATTGGCAGACACTGTTTTGTAGCTTAATGTGTTCACACTAATAAATTTTAATTATACAAATAGTTTATTTCCGTCTAAAAAAACGGAGTGCAAATGTACAACTATTTATTTATTCGGCAACACCTGATTTTGAATTAATTCTGAAGTGCTTAACTCCTTAATTTTAATGGTTTATATTTGGCAAGCTTAATCTTTAAAACAATACGTTATGCACTTCAATAAATACATCCTGAAATCTACTTTATATATAGGTGTTCTATTTCTGTTTTTTAGCTGTGATAATGATGACAGTTCTTCAAATTTAATTGAGCCTACTCCAATTCTAAATGGCACCTACATACTTACAACATTAAACGCAGATGTTCCAGTTGATTTAAATAACGATGATATTACTAACACAGACTTATTAGAAGAGACCTCTTGTTTTGATATTATGGAAGTCAACTTTAATACTGATGGCTCTTTTAGTGCTATAAACTCTAAACTTGATTTTAATGGTGGTGCAAGTGGTAATGAGGTTACTTGTACAACGAGAACAGATAGCGGTACTTGGTCTTTAACCGAAAATGCACTTACATTATCTGTAATTATTGCAGGCTCTACAATTACAGAGACTAAAGAAATTTCACTTACAGATACTACATTTTCATTTAATGTTACAGAAAGTGAAATAGATGCTTATGTTGAAGACACTTCAGAAAGCTCTTCTAGTAGTATAACAGAATTGTTTTTAGAATACACTAAACAGTAATCTTTCTAAACTAAATGAAACATATTGCGTTGTTTCTTTTTTTATGCACATCATTTATTCAAGTGATGGCACAAGATATTACAATACGTGGTAATGTTATAGATTCTGAAGGTAGTCCTATACCTTTTGCCACCATAAAATGTTTAAATACTTCACTAGCAACGACGACATCCTTAGAAGGTACTTTTTCACTTCAACTAGATGAGCCAGCTGTATACAAATTAGAAGTTGCAGCAGCTGGATTTAAAACTTTTTATGAGACTCTGGATGTAACAACGGGTTCCAAAACTGTAAGGATTAATTTGCAAAAAGATACAGAGCAGTTATCGGAGGTCATTGTAAAATCGCCATCTAAAATTAGCTTATTAAACCAGCAGGCTTTAGCTATTTCAACTTTAGACTTTTCATTAAGTCAAAATAGCTCCCAAGATGCTTTAGATATTTTAAATAGAGCAAATGGCATTCGGGTAAGACAAACTGGAGGTACAGGAAGTGATATTAATATTTCTATACAAGGAGCTCAGGGAAATGCCATAAGACGTTATTATGATGGGCTACCTTTAAAATATCTAGCGTCTGGAATAGATATTAATAATTTTCCCGTAAACCAAATAAGCAGAATTGACATTTATAAAGGTGTAACACCATTACAGGTTGGTACAGACGCTTTAGGTGGAGGTATACATATAATTCCAAAGACATTTTATACCTCTTATATAGAAGCCAA
This region of Croceibacter atlanticus HTCC2559 genomic DNA includes:
- the rplM gene encoding 50S ribosomal protein L13 gives rise to the protein MNTLSYKTVSANKATVTKNWVLVDAEGQSLGRLSSVVARMLRGKHKVDFTPHVDCGDNVIVINAEKINLTGKKWTSKEYQRYTGYPGGQRSLTATQLFEKDPTRLVENAVKGMLPKNKLGAALFRNMRVFVGGEHSLDAQKPEVININDLV
- a CDS encoding DUF5004 domain-containing protein, encoding MHFNKYILKSTLYIGVLFLFFSCDNDDSSSNLIEPTPILNGTYILTTLNADVPVDLNNDDITNTDLLEETSCFDIMEVNFNTDGSFSAINSKLDFNGGASGNEVTCTTRTDSGTWSLTENALTLSVIIAGSTITETKEISLTDTTFSFNVTESEIDAYVEDTSESSSSSITELFLEYTKQ